From Echinicola jeungdonensis, the proteins below share one genomic window:
- a CDS encoding GntR family transcriptional regulator codes for MIEIQTVIRIDPESRIPKYQQIVNSIIEDIEKGSLNVGEKIPSINEISEEYYLSRDTVEKAYNLLKKKKIIVSVKGKGYYVARNVSQSQVKILFLLNKLSNYKLRIYNSFVNSLGTNAQVDLNIYHCDPKSLLNLLNENIGAYDYYVIMPHFKDDYSHHQSYNEEVIDCLKRISPDKVIIMDNYMPDLGDEVASIYQDFKMDIYKALKEGSARLQKYEKLILVYPEDSLYPYPQEIKQGFKKYCVEYDMDFEVLNTIYPEMDLMPHDAYIVIEENDLVNLIRQVREENYELGEDIGVISYNDTPLKELLGITVVSTDFKVMGETAAYMIKKRKKEVVKNVFNFIDRGSI; via the coding sequence ATGATCGAAATCCAGACTGTTATCCGCATTGATCCGGAATCTAGGATTCCAAAATATCAACAGATTGTCAATTCCATCATTGAGGACATTGAAAAAGGAAGCCTAAATGTTGGGGAGAAAATTCCTTCCATCAATGAAATCAGTGAGGAATATTATCTGTCCAGGGATACAGTCGAAAAGGCCTATAACCTTCTCAAGAAGAAAAAAATCATCGTTTCGGTTAAAGGCAAAGGCTATTACGTGGCCAGAAATGTGTCCCAATCCCAGGTCAAAATACTTTTTCTTTTAAATAAATTGAGCAATTATAAACTTCGGATTTATAACTCTTTTGTCAATAGCCTGGGGACCAATGCGCAAGTGGACCTGAATATCTATCATTGTGATCCAAAATCCCTTTTGAATTTACTGAATGAGAATATCGGGGCTTATGATTATTACGTTATCATGCCTCATTTCAAAGATGATTATTCCCATCACCAAAGTTATAATGAGGAAGTGATAGATTGTCTTAAAAGGATTTCTCCTGACAAGGTAATCATTATGGATAATTATATGCCCGACTTGGGGGATGAAGTGGCTTCCATTTACCAGGATTTCAAAATGGATATTTATAAGGCTTTAAAGGAGGGCTCTGCCCGACTTCAAAAATATGAAAAGCTTATTCTAGTGTATCCGGAAGATTCCCTGTATCCTTACCCTCAGGAAATCAAGCAGGGCTTTAAAAAATATTGCGTTGAATATGATATGGACTTTGAAGTCCTAAATACCATATACCCAGAAATGGACCTCATGCCTCATGACGCATATATAGTTATTGAAGAAAATGACCTTGTCAATTTGATCAGGCAGGTAAGGGAAGAAAATTATGAGTTGGGTGAAGATATTGGGGTAATCTCCTACAATGATACCCCGCTCAAAGAACTTTTAGGTATTACTGTAGTTTCCACGGATTTTAAAGTCATGGGGGAAACGGCAGCTTATATGATCAAAAAAAGAAAAAAAGAAGTGGTCAAAAACGTCTTTAATTTTATTGACAGAGGATCCATATAA
- a CDS encoding purine-cytosine permease family protein, giving the protein MSEKKNLVQKLESVNEYERQPIPQNKLKSWKNFIGTYAGEHTAGTEFVLGPLFVAHGASAIDMVTGLLIGNILAVLSWAFLTAKISVKTRITLYYQLEKIAGSKFTLVYNVVNAMLFCFLAGAMIAVSATAVGIPFDMTMPSLTDLYPNSLGWVVTVLAVGTITTLVAMFGFEQVTKFANVAAPWMIMVFIAAAFAVLPRLGVTSFGDFWPVAESTIWTGVPLEGQSKYTFWHIMFFAWFCNMAMHIGMADMSIMRYAKKWTAGFTTATGVFLGHYVAWMASGILYSLFLLESNNSTTFAPGPIAYGAVGIAGAICVIIAGWTTANPTLYRAGLAIQSINPKWKTWKVTLVVGGFTTLAACFPALVMKLSEFVALYGLILMPLGAVIFIDVYGLEKFGLKRNYAEVSNRSFNSAVGLTWAVTLAFCLALNLGAGVDIFFLGLPGWFVAVVVYIVASKIFQKPGLQTASSNQESKKEVQIS; this is encoded by the coding sequence ATGTCGGAGAAAAAGAATTTAGTACAAAAGCTGGAGTCTGTCAATGAATACGAACGCCAGCCTATTCCCCAAAATAAACTTAAAAGCTGGAAAAATTTTATTGGTACCTATGCAGGAGAACATACTGCGGGTACTGAATTTGTTTTAGGGCCACTATTTGTTGCCCATGGGGCTAGTGCCATTGATATGGTCACTGGGTTGTTGATTGGCAATATCCTTGCAGTTTTAAGCTGGGCTTTTTTGACCGCGAAAATATCCGTGAAAACACGGATCACTTTATATTACCAACTTGAAAAAATTGCAGGAAGTAAATTTACCTTGGTTTATAATGTGGTCAATGCCATGTTGTTCTGTTTCCTGGCAGGGGCCATGATTGCCGTTTCGGCAACAGCTGTGGGTATCCCTTTTGACATGACCATGCCCTCCCTGACCGATTTGTACCCTAACAGTTTGGGCTGGGTGGTGACCGTTTTGGCGGTAGGTACTATTACTACATTAGTTGCTATGTTTGGTTTCGAACAGGTTACCAAATTTGCCAATGTGGCTGCTCCATGGATGATTATGGTATTTATAGCGGCAGCTTTTGCTGTCTTGCCTAGACTGGGCGTTACTTCTTTCGGAGATTTTTGGCCAGTTGCTGAAAGCACCATATGGACAGGGGTTCCTTTGGAGGGGCAAAGCAAATATACATTCTGGCATATTATGTTCTTTGCCTGGTTTTGTAATATGGCCATGCACATAGGTATGGCAGATATGTCCATAATGAGATATGCAAAAAAATGGACAGCTGGATTTACAACGGCAACAGGGGTTTTTCTCGGGCACTACGTCGCCTGGATGGCATCCGGAATCCTTTATTCCCTCTTTTTATTAGAATCTAACAATAGTACAACTTTCGCCCCAGGACCTATTGCCTACGGTGCCGTGGGAATTGCAGGTGCCATCTGTGTGATAATTGCAGGATGGACCACTGCCAATCCAACCTTATATAGGGCTGGTTTGGCCATCCAGTCCATCAATCCAAAATGGAAGACTTGGAAAGTAACCTTGGTTGTTGGAGGATTTACCACTCTTGCCGCGTGTTTTCCTGCCCTGGTAATGAAGCTTTCTGAATTTGTTGCCCTTTATGGCTTGATCCTTATGCCCCTGGGAGCAGTAATCTTCATTGATGTTTATGGACTTGAAAAGTTCGGTTTGAAAAGAAATTATGCCGAGGTGAGCAACCGGTCTTTCAACAGTGCAGTGGGGCTAACCTGGGCAGTTACTCTGGCTTTTTGTTTGGCCTTGAACTTAGGAGCAGGAGTTGATATTTTCTTCCTTGGCTTGCCGGGATGGTTTGTGGCAGTGGTGGTTTACATTGTCGCCAGCAAAATTTTCCAAAAACCTGGCTTGCAGACTGCCAGTTCCAACCAAGAATCAAAAAAAGAAGTCCAGATTTCCTGA
- a CDS encoding alpha/beta hydrolase: MNTRGIFLLSLLISISFLSYSQRKTVPLYKGEAPLTKKMLPKDVMGHGGRVDRVSIPELTIYRAEDEKSNGMAIMICPGGGYQILAIEHEGHEIAQWYQQRGYTAVVLKYRLPEKELLEKPWEVPLMDAKAGLKYIRENAENWNIDPEKVGVLGFSAGGHLASSVSVHGEPGAGKKISTQPNFSILIYPVVSMDTSVTHQGSRKSLLGDKLNTQWETYFSNEMQVGPETPPAFLVHSWDDTAVLPDNSIRYAKALNQMGVKTELHLYEKGGHGYGKGDKDKTGNAYQWLDLSHKWIQGLF, translated from the coding sequence ATGAATACAAGAGGAATATTTCTCCTAAGCCTATTAATCAGTATTTCATTTTTATCCTATTCCCAAAGAAAAACTGTCCCTTTATACAAAGGAGAAGCCCCATTGACCAAAAAAATGCTTCCTAAAGACGTAATGGGGCATGGGGGAAGAGTTGACCGGGTATCCATCCCCGAATTGACCATTTACAGGGCTGAAGATGAAAAATCAAATGGCATGGCCATTATGATTTGTCCTGGAGGGGGTTATCAAATTTTAGCCATTGAGCATGAAGGGCATGAAATCGCTCAGTGGTATCAACAGCGAGGATATACAGCTGTGGTTTTAAAATACAGACTTCCTGAAAAGGAGTTGTTGGAAAAGCCATGGGAAGTCCCATTAATGGATGCAAAAGCCGGCCTAAAATATATTCGTGAAAATGCAGAAAATTGGAATATTGATCCTGAAAAAGTAGGGGTGTTGGGCTTTTCTGCAGGAGGTCATTTGGCTTCTTCTGTTTCTGTTCATGGTGAACCTGGTGCAGGAAAAAAAATCAGTACTCAGCCCAATTTTAGCATTTTGATATATCCTGTAGTTAGCATGGATACTTCTGTTACTCATCAAGGGTCCAGAAAGAGTCTTTTAGGGGATAAATTGAATACCCAGTGGGAAACTTATTTTTCTAATGAAATGCAGGTAGGTCCAGAAACTCCTCCCGCTTTTCTGGTTCATTCCTGGGATGATACAGCTGTTCTCCCGGATAACTCCATCCGTTATGCAAAAGCTTTGAACCAAATGGGGGTAAAAACAGAACTTCACCTCTATGAAAAGGGAGGCCATGGATATGGCAAGGGAGATAAAGATAAAACAGGTAATGCATATCAATGGTTGGATTTGAGCCATAAATGGATCCAAGGATTATTTTAA
- a CDS encoding GntR family transcriptional regulator, whose translation MTLVASCPLLKIDSESRIPKYQQIVDSIIHSIEKGYLKVGDKLPSINDISEEYYLSRDTVVRAYNQLREKQIITSVVSKGFYVNKTVNTTNSKVLFVLNKLSNYKLTIYNTFVNSMGSDHQVDLRIYHCDPKLLVNILEENAGAYDHFVVMPHFKDENSLHTSCDEEVISCLKNIPKEKLVIMDNHIPEMGDDVACIYQDFKMDIYRALEESKDRLKKYEKLILVFPDNNIYPYPNDIKQGFLNFCNTHKFDGEVLDKIYPEMELQPRDAYILIDENDLVSLVQQTRDLRLQIGTDIGVVSYNDTPLKELFDITVFSTDFELMGESAAYMIKKDKQEVVPNIFSFIDRGSL comes from the coding sequence ATGACTTTAGTTGCTAGCTGCCCCTTATTGAAAATTGATAGTGAATCCAGAATTCCTAAATATCAACAGATTGTTGATTCCATCATTCACAGTATTGAAAAAGGTTACCTTAAAGTAGGTGACAAGCTACCCTCTATTAATGACATCAGTGAAGAATATTATCTTTCCCGGGATACGGTCGTAAGAGCATACAACCAACTTAGGGAAAAGCAAATCATTACTTCCGTGGTCAGCAAGGGTTTTTACGTTAACAAAACCGTTAATACGACTAATAGCAAGGTACTTTTTGTCCTTAACAAACTGAGCAATTACAAACTGACCATTTACAATACCTTTGTCAACAGTATGGGCTCAGATCACCAGGTGGATTTGAGGATTTACCATTGCGATCCTAAGTTGCTGGTCAATATTTTGGAAGAAAATGCAGGTGCCTATGATCATTTTGTGGTCATGCCTCATTTTAAAGATGAAAATTCCCTGCATACCAGTTGTGATGAAGAAGTAATATCCTGCCTCAAAAATATTCCTAAGGAAAAATTGGTGATAATGGATAATCATATCCCGGAAATGGGAGATGATGTTGCCTGCATTTATCAGGATTTCAAAATGGATATTTATAGGGCATTGGAGGAAAGCAAAGACCGCTTGAAGAAATATGAAAAGTTAATCCTGGTTTTTCCAGATAATAACATTTACCCCTATCCCAATGATATTAAGCAAGGGTTTTTGAATTTTTGCAACACCCATAAATTTGATGGGGAGGTGTTGGACAAGATTTATCCGGAAATGGAATTGCAGCCTAGGGATGCCTATATCCTCATTGATGAAAATGATTTGGTAAGCTTAGTGCAGCAAACCCGGGATTTGCGCTTGCAGATTGGGACCGACATTGGGGTTGTTTCTTATAATGATACCCCATTGAAGGAACTCTTTGATATAACGGTTTTTTCCACCGATTTTGAATTGATGGGTGAATCTGCTGCTTATATGATCAAAAAGGATAAACAGGAGGTTGTTCCTAATATCTTTAGTTTTATTGATAGGGGATCTTTATAA
- a CDS encoding voltage-gated chloride channel family protein, with amino-acid sequence MLEKIRELIHFKKFLKLEFSPSVLYTLKWLILATLIGLLIGSASAFFLIGLKWATDYREDHLYLIALLPLGGLLIGWVYHRFGESVVKGNNQLLDEFYRPLNPIPLRMAPLVLFGTIATHLFGGSAGREGTAVQMGGAIADQFTKWFRLKRHDRKTVITLGVAAGFASVFGTPLAGAIFALEWLIVGRVRYEAILPAFLGAYVADYACEGIWAVHHTPYHIPIIPELSLENVFWIIPAGIGFGLAGRLFAKATHFWAAIFNHQVKYPPLRPFIGGILVALLVYLVGTTKYIGLGVPTIVEAFSSDLPWYDFLAKIGFTSLTLGAGFKGGEVTPLFYTGATLGNMMSGFIPLPMALLAGMGFVGVFSGATNTPLSCTLMGIELFGAESGVYMGLACVVAYLFSGHSGIYGSQVIGSPKHRSLIRSKGKSLGKLK; translated from the coding sequence ATGTTGGAGAAGATACGGGAACTCATTCATTTCAAAAAATTTTTAAAACTTGAATTTTCACCTAGTGTTTTATACACCCTCAAATGGCTGATTCTAGCCACCTTAATTGGATTATTGATCGGAAGTGCTTCAGCTTTCTTTTTGATTGGCTTGAAATGGGCCACTGATTACCGTGAAGACCACCTTTACCTGATTGCCCTCTTGCCCCTTGGGGGCTTGCTCATTGGCTGGGTATATCATCGATTCGGGGAATCAGTAGTTAAAGGAAACAACCAACTATTGGATGAATTTTACAGACCCCTCAACCCGATTCCATTAAGAATGGCCCCCCTGGTGCTTTTTGGAACCATAGCCACCCATTTGTTTGGTGGATCCGCAGGACGTGAGGGGACAGCAGTGCAGATGGGCGGTGCAATTGCCGATCAATTCACAAAATGGTTTAGGCTAAAAAGGCATGATAGGAAAACCGTTATCACCCTTGGTGTGGCTGCTGGTTTTGCCTCCGTATTTGGTACCCCATTGGCGGGAGCCATCTTTGCATTGGAATGGCTGATTGTGGGTAGAGTAAGATATGAAGCTATTTTACCCGCCTTTTTAGGTGCTTATGTGGCTGATTATGCTTGTGAAGGAATTTGGGCAGTGCATCACACCCCTTATCATATCCCCATTATTCCAGAATTGAGCCTGGAAAATGTTTTTTGGATTATTCCCGCAGGGATCGGTTTTGGACTAGCTGGACGGTTATTTGCCAAGGCCACCCATTTTTGGGCGGCAATATTCAACCACCAGGTCAAGTACCCACCATTAAGGCCATTTATCGGAGGCATCCTCGTGGCTTTATTGGTGTATCTGGTTGGGACTACAAAATATATTGGTTTGGGAGTACCCACCATTGTTGAGGCTTTTTCTTCAGACCTTCCCTGGTATGATTTTTTAGCCAAGATAGGTTTTACCTCCCTGACCTTGGGAGCCGGGTTTAAAGGTGGAGAAGTAACTCCCTTGTTTTATACAGGGGCCACCTTGGGCAATATGATGTCCGGATTTATCCCTCTTCCCATGGCTTTGTTGGCAGGGATGGGGTTTGTAGGGGTTTTTTCAGGTGCCACCAATACCCCCTTATCCTGTACCCTGATGGGGATTGAACTTTTTGGAGCAGAATCTGGGGTTTATATGGGCTTGGCTTGCGTGGTGGCCTATTTATTTAGTGGTCATTCCGGAATTTATGGTTCACAGGTCATCGGGTCGCCTAAACACCGCTCTCTGATTAGGAGCAAGGGGAAAAGCCTAGGCAAGCTGAAATGA
- a CDS encoding TIGR01777 family oxidoreductase has translation MKNILITGGSGMIGQKLTKQLESNQYQVAWLSRTPDQNSHKSFFWDITEKKVDQKALEWCDAIVHLAGAGVAEKRWTPARKKQILDSRVDTAQLLFDHFRAMEKRPEVVVSASGANYYGLDNGYQILNEDSPAGNDFLAQVAKKWEETILQFEKLGARTVCLRTGIVLDRDGGALEEILKPPITAPVGSGNQIMSWIHIQDLVNLYQFALEEKNVSGCYNAATSSPASNKAFTQVASRIKGKPFIPLPVPGFALKLFLGELAGVVLGGNHISPDKIISAGFKFKHVDLNEALMDIYGKK, from the coding sequence ATGAAAAATATACTGATTACAGGTGGATCTGGAATGATAGGTCAAAAACTCACCAAACAACTGGAGTCAAACCAATATCAAGTGGCGTGGCTAAGTAGAACTCCAGACCAAAACTCCCATAAATCATTTTTTTGGGATATAACGGAAAAAAAAGTGGACCAAAAAGCCCTTGAATGGTGCGATGCCATAGTTCATTTGGCAGGTGCAGGGGTTGCAGAAAAAAGGTGGACACCTGCTAGGAAAAAACAAATTTTGGATAGCAGGGTTGATACTGCCCAGTTGCTTTTTGACCATTTTAGGGCCATGGAAAAAAGACCGGAGGTGGTGGTTTCTGCTAGTGGTGCCAATTATTATGGGTTGGACAACGGCTACCAAATTCTCAATGAAGATAGTCCGGCTGGTAACGACTTTTTGGCCCAGGTGGCTAAAAAATGGGAGGAAACTATTCTTCAATTTGAAAAGTTGGGGGCAAGGACAGTGTGCTTGAGAACTGGCATAGTATTGGATAGAGACGGTGGGGCATTAGAAGAAATTCTAAAACCTCCAATTACTGCTCCTGTTGGGTCCGGAAACCAAATAATGAGTTGGATCCATATTCAGGACCTGGTCAATTTGTATCAGTTTGCATTAGAGGAAAAGAATGTTTCAGGTTGTTATAATGCAGCTACATCCAGCCCCGCTTCCAATAAAGCTTTTACTCAAGTAGCCTCCAGAATAAAGGGGAAGCCTTTCATTCCCCTACCGGTTCCTGGGTTTGCGTTGAAATTGTTTTTGGGTGAATTGGCTGGAGTGGTGCTTGGTGGAAATCATATTTCTCCTGACAAAATTATTAGTGCAGGGTTTAAGTTTAAACATGTGGATTTGAACGAGGCCTTAATGGATATTTATGGAAAAAAGTAA
- a CDS encoding PLDc N-terminal domain-containing protein has protein sequence MFGLGAIGLIIYVFTIFDVIRSRFHRDTDKIVWILVVILLPLLGTVLWFVIGRGKYNL, from the coding sequence ATGTTTGGACTTGGGGCCATTGGCCTTATCATATATGTTTTCACCATCTTTGATGTGATCAGAAGCAGATTCCACAGGGACACTGATAAGATTGTTTGGATTTTGGTGGTGATTTTGCTACCATTATTGGGTACTGTTTTATGGTTTGTTATTGGAAGAGGAAAATATAACCTATGA
- a CDS encoding M14 family metallopeptidase, translated as MMKKIFSLWFFLLAIQASAQVSLDYYLQDGFEYNPEIPSPESVLGFQIGEWHASPEQVYRYMKILSEKSERVKLETIGRTYESRPLFWVTITHPDNMGRLEEIKSQRSLLRDPGQSENMIIQNMPVVAYMGYSIHGDEASGVNASLLAAYHFAAAEEIEDDLKNMVILMEPTLNPDGINRFASWVNANKSKNMNGDPLNRELNEPWPKGRTNHYWFDLNRDWLPVQHPESQARIAMIQDWKPNLVLDFHEMGTNKTFFFQPGIPSRNHPLTPRKNIELTKKIAQYHVRYLDQIGSLYYSEESFDDFYYGKGSTYPDVQGAIGILFEQASARGHLQESIHGPLSFPFAIRNQFTVSLSSFEAARDMRVELNEYMRDFYIDAATDANADANKAYIFGSKDDKGRSFHLAQLIQRHKVQLFSLKEDITINNVEFKADQAFIVPLDQGQYRLVKGMFEERTEFQDSLFYDVSAWTLPMAFNLESMALNSRILNLASVEEVIRPLNLPRGRVVGSPGAYAYAFEWKEYYSPKAVYQLMEKGYQVQVSHFPFETDPETRFMRGSILVRKGQKAASDQEFFLDLQEAARETGVVIYSLKTGNTSGIDLGSPKMEVIKKPKVALLVGEGISATQAGEIWHLLDQRMEMPITLLPIDRFDKADLNRYNVIILPKGNYRELDDMKGLKSWINSGGTLIATGKSLEWLNQPRIADFKFMKEVETDSSLQKSYASFDQEKGARVTGGAIFKAKLDNTHPIGYGYSEPEIFSFRNNNLFLKPSENPFANPMVYDQNPLASGYIHDQNLEQMKNTAVVQVHTLGKGKVIGFIDNPNFRAFWFGTNKLFLNAVFFGQTIKPGTGS; from the coding sequence ATGATGAAAAAGATATTTTCTCTTTGGTTCTTTTTATTGGCTATCCAAGCCAGTGCTCAGGTCAGCCTGGATTATTACCTCCAAGATGGATTTGAATATAATCCTGAAATCCCAAGCCCGGAATCAGTTTTGGGTTTTCAGATAGGTGAATGGCATGCCAGTCCGGAACAGGTTTATAGGTATATGAAAATCCTTTCGGAAAAATCTGAAAGGGTGAAGTTGGAGACTATTGGAAGGACTTACGAAAGTCGTCCACTTTTTTGGGTTACAATCACCCATCCGGATAACATGGGCCGGTTGGAAGAGATAAAATCCCAAAGAAGCCTGCTTAGGGACCCTGGGCAGTCCGAAAATATGATTATACAAAATATGCCTGTGGTAGCTTATATGGGCTATTCAATCCATGGCGATGAGGCCAGCGGAGTGAATGCTTCCCTATTGGCTGCTTACCATTTTGCTGCAGCTGAGGAAATCGAGGATGATCTAAAGAACATGGTCATCTTGATGGAGCCCACCCTTAATCCCGATGGGATCAATCGGTTTGCCTCTTGGGTCAATGCCAACAAAAGTAAAAACATGAATGGTGACCCCTTAAACCGGGAATTGAACGAGCCTTGGCCAAAGGGAAGAACCAATCACTATTGGTTTGACCTCAACAGGGATTGGTTACCGGTTCAACACCCTGAATCTCAGGCTAGAATAGCCATGATTCAGGATTGGAAACCTAACCTGGTGCTAGATTTTCATGAAATGGGCACCAATAAAACCTTCTTTTTCCAACCGGGGATTCCCAGCAGGAACCACCCTTTGACGCCCAGGAAGAACATTGAATTGACCAAAAAAATAGCCCAATACCACGTCAGGTATTTGGATCAAATTGGTTCCTTGTATTATAGCGAGGAAAGTTTTGATGACTTTTACTATGGAAAAGGCTCGACTTACCCGGATGTCCAGGGTGCCATTGGAATCCTGTTTGAGCAAGCATCGGCCAGAGGGCATTTGCAGGAAAGCATTCATGGTCCCTTGTCGTTTCCTTTTGCCATAAGAAACCAATTTACAGTTTCCCTTTCCTCCTTTGAGGCAGCGAGGGACATGCGGGTGGAATTGAATGAATATATGCGGGATTTTTATATCGATGCCGCTACCGATGCCAATGCGGATGCCAATAAAGCCTATATCTTTGGCTCCAAAGATGACAAAGGAAGGTCTTTTCACTTGGCCCAATTGATCCAAAGGCATAAAGTCCAACTTTTCAGTTTAAAGGAAGATATTACCATCAACAATGTGGAGTTTAAAGCGGATCAGGCATTTATTGTTCCTTTGGACCAGGGCCAGTACAGATTGGTAAAAGGGATGTTTGAGGAGAGGACAGAATTTCAGGATAGTTTGTTTTATGATGTTTCGGCTTGGACACTACCTATGGCTTTTAACCTTGAATCTATGGCATTGAACAGTAGAATTCTGAATTTGGCCAGCGTTGAGGAAGTCATTCGCCCTCTTAATCTTCCCAGAGGCAGGGTAGTAGGAAGTCCCGGGGCTTATGCTTATGCTTTTGAATGGAAAGAATATTACTCCCCTAAAGCGGTTTACCAGTTAATGGAAAAAGGTTATCAAGTCCAGGTCAGCCATTTTCCCTTTGAAACGGATCCTGAAACCCGGTTCATGCGGGGTAGCATTTTAGTTAGAAAAGGGCAAAAAGCTGCCAGCGACCAGGAATTTTTCCTAGACCTGCAGGAAGCTGCCCGGGAAACTGGAGTGGTCATCTATAGCTTAAAAACTGGCAACACAAGCGGAATCGATTTGGGTTCTCCTAAAATGGAAGTCATCAAAAAACCTAAAGTTGCCCTATTGGTCGGTGAAGGCATTTCCGCTACACAGGCGGGAGAAATTTGGCATTTATTGGACCAAAGAATGGAAATGCCCATTACCCTTCTACCAATTGACCGCTTTGACAAAGCTGACCTTAACCGTTATAATGTGATCATTCTTCCAAAAGGAAATTACCGGGAACTGGATGATATGAAAGGGCTTAAATCCTGGATCAATTCAGGTGGGACCTTGATTGCAACTGGTAAAAGTCTGGAGTGGCTTAATCAACCTAGGATAGCTGATTTTAAATTTATGAAAGAAGTCGAAACTGATAGTTCCTTGCAAAAGAGCTATGCGTCCTTTGATCAGGAAAAAGGAGCCCGGGTTACAGGTGGGGCAATTTTTAAAGCCAAGCTGGACAACACCCACCCTATAGGTTATGGGTATTCAGAACCTGAGATTTTTTCTTTTAGAAACAATAATCTGTTTTTGAAGCCCTCCGAAAATCCTTTTGCCAACCCCATGGTTTATGACCAAAACCCTTTGGCCAGTGGGTATATTCATGACCAAAACCTGGAGCAAATGAAAAATACGGCAGTAGTTCAAGTTCATACCCTAGGGAAGGGCAAGGTGATTGGTTTTATTGACAATCCAAACTTCAGGGCGTTTTGGTTTGGTACCAATAAACTCTTTCTCAATGCTGTTTTCTTTGGACAAACGATCAAACCCGGTACCGGTAGTTAA
- a CDS encoding acylphosphatase — protein sequence MNKTIKITGKVQGVFFRKSTQDKAIELGVKGWVKNEADGSVLTEIEGSSEQLHAMEKWLKSGPDRAVVENLEVLKEGESKGYREFEFKY from the coding sequence ATGAATAAGACCATCAAAATAACCGGAAAGGTACAAGGCGTATTTTTTAGAAAGAGTACTCAGGACAAGGCCATTGAATTGGGCGTAAAAGGATGGGTGAAAAATGAAGCCGATGGCAGTGTTCTCACGGAAATCGAGGGTTCCTCAGAACAGCTTCATGCAATGGAAAAATGGCTAAAATCCGGCCCGGACAGGGCAGTTGTAGAAAACCTGGAAGTCCTGAAAGAAGGGGAAAGTAAAGGTTATAGGGAGTTTGAGTTTAAATATTAG
- a CDS encoding vWA domain-containing protein: protein MKGFRFTQFTPQKDPEKNTFENLLEIFLQLVTMTGGDVAEALSWLTNLDNRYGLTNPGYGIGDFIDDLKDKGYLTEENQKGAFKITGKSEQSIRKRALEEIFGKLKRGKGGQHRTTHSGQGEERGTDRRPFEFGDNMEQIALTDSLRNAQVNHGFSGDFLLTEDDLEVTENEYRTQTSTVLMIDISHSMILYGEDRITPAKKVAMALAELIKTRYPKDTLDIIVFGNDAWQIDIKDLPYLQVGPYHTNTVAGLELAMDLLRRRKNPNKQIFMITDGKPTCLKVGIKYYKNSFGIDSKIMKETLKLAAQCRKIKIPVTTFMIASDPYLKEFVREFTKANNGNAYYSGLKGLGHLIFEDYRRNRTKRF from the coding sequence ATGAAAGGATTTAGATTTACACAGTTTACCCCGCAAAAAGATCCGGAAAAAAATACCTTCGAAAACCTGTTGGAGATTTTCCTGCAGTTAGTTACCATGACCGGAGGAGACGTGGCTGAAGCGTTAAGTTGGCTTACCAACCTTGATAATCGGTATGGTCTTACCAACCCAGGATATGGAATTGGAGATTTTATAGATGATTTGAAGGATAAAGGTTATCTGACCGAGGAGAACCAAAAGGGAGCGTTTAAAATCACCGGGAAATCGGAACAGTCCATTCGGAAAAGGGCTTTGGAGGAAATATTTGGTAAACTCAAAAGGGGGAAAGGCGGCCAACACCGAACCACCCATAGCGGACAGGGAGAGGAAAGGGGCACAGACCGGCGGCCATTCGAGTTTGGGGACAATATGGAACAGATTGCCCTGACCGATTCCTTGCGAAATGCCCAGGTGAACCATGGTTTTTCGGGAGATTTTCTGCTTACCGAAGATGACCTGGAGGTGACCGAAAATGAATACCGGACCCAGACCAGTACGGTACTGATGATTGATATTTCCCACTCCATGATTCTCTATGGGGAAGACCGGATTACCCCTGCAAAAAAGGTGGCCATGGCTTTGGCCGAATTGATCAAAACCCGATATCCCAAGGACACTTTGGATATCATTGTGTTTGGTAATGATGCCTGGCAAATAGATATCAAAGATTTGCCTTATCTTCAGGTAGGTCCCTACCACACCAATACAGTGGCTGGTTTGGAGTTGGCAATGGATCTTTTGAGGAGGAGGAAAAATCCTAACAAACAGATCTTTATGATAACTGATGGAAAACCTACCTGTCTTAAGGTGGGTATTAAATATTACAAAAACAGCTTTGGCATTGACAGCAAGATCATGAAGGAAACCTTAAAACTGGCTGCCCAATGTCGGAAAATTAAAATTCCAGTCACCACCTTTATGATTGCTTCGGACCCTTATCTGAAAGAATTTGTCCGGGAATTTACCAAAGCCAATAATGGTAACGCCTATTACAGCGGCCTAAAAGGGCTTGGCCATTTGATTTTTGAAGATTATAGAAGAAACAGAACTAAACGCTTTTGA